Genomic window (Nymphaea colorata isolate Beijing-Zhang1983 chromosome 1, ASM883128v2, whole genome shotgun sequence):
TACAcacttcttgttttcttttattactaGTTTtgatttgttcttttttcacaattcttaaatgtaaaatattggttcctttgaaaataaaaatttgactTAATTTGATCCAATATCTTCAATCCCTTTGCTACTTGCAAACTGAAGGTTCGGTTCCAATGAAGAAAAGTTTAGTATGTTTTTGGATGAACAAGTGATTAACAACGATGTTGGAAAGAAGCCTGAAGGTCAAAGGTTCCTGGCTGCATCGGAAAATGTGAGTCATAAAATTAATCTAAAATTAATAGAaacaaagttattttctttagcttttctttcatgaattgaTGAATAAGTTAGGCGCACGTACGAATGCGCCGATCCACTTAAACCGTTGCATATAACTTTCCATCAGGTGTGTTAATCAAGTCAATTTTTACATGCAACTACTTCTTTTGGGGCTAACCAGATTTTCCATGTAGGCCAAAACTGTAAGACGACATCAGATGGAATGTGGAATGTGGAGTAGGAACGATGTATGACCTAGTGGATGTAAAGAAATGATATCATGAATGTGAAATATTATCAAACACCATGTTTGGTCTCTAGTTGTTAAACATCACTACCAAGGGTGGAGACAAATTTTTCTAGAcaggggccgaattaaagtttttaaattttgacaatgaccaaaatatcatttttcaaaatttttatatagaacaattgaaatttaataaattttacatataattttttttttaaattgaagtggggccatggcctaagcGCGCCCTCCCTGCCTTGGCTCTTCCCCTGATCACCACAATATTGAAAAGAACAATGAATGAACAAAATGTGCTCCCCTATAAGCTACCAATATTGTACATCATCCACTAGAGGACCTTGGCCTCATTCATGTCATTAATTATCTCCGTGAGAGGACAAAATGGTTTGCATTTGGGTCCAATTCGGCCTTCATCAAACTCTACTTAATTAGGGTTTAAGTAGTTAGAGTTTGTTTGACAATCATAACAACTGTTATCATTGCATGAACTTATCTAAAAAATTAGAGTACATTTATAAAACAATCTGGTTAAGGTAGATTCGTagaacaattttgaaaaatctacACCATTTTTtaggacaaattcatgaaacaataataaCTTGTTACAGTTTAAGGATAGCTTGGTGACAATAACATGTTATTGTCCTATTAATTTGCTtttatagtgtttcatgaatctacctcattTTTTGGGTAGATTCGTGGGACAATAACAGTGTGTCGTCAAACTGCCCCTTAAAATCTTTGCTCGAAAGAACACAAAATTAGAGATGTAAAtggttcaaattcaaaatcatgaatGAGCTGCATGATTCCTAACATCTAGAGTTACCATTTactcattcaatatatatatatatatatatatatatatatatatatatatattagcattTCAACAGTACAacatttttgcaaaatcatatCCCAGTACCTTTCATAGAAGCAACAAAGCTTGCAAAGGAATAATCGTGCGAAGCTCTTAAAATGAATAAACTCATATATTTCTTTGCATATTTAATTTGTTCGACATTAAATCAATTCCTTCACCAAATTAAGCTCATCCGAGGATCTACATACTTGAGCCAAAATTTAGGTCCGTACTTGTTATGTCCCCTTGATATCTCGACTgcaaattaaaaagaaagtataaacaaaataataatcaAAGCACAAGATTGATCAAGCTAACAAAGCTTCCTTTCTGTGATGCGGATTCGAGATTGGAACCAATGCCAGGCCCAAGCATCTTCAGATACCCCTGGTTCTCCGCTACACGGGCATTGCTTCTGCCTGTGCAAAACTTAATGAGGAGAGGTAAGCTGCTCTTTGCAAAGATGGCATTCTCCATATGGGATGGAAGAGCATAGTGAACCCAACACAACGTTCTGAATCCACAAGTCACACTTGAATAAAATATGAAAGCACATTGCTAACAAGATTATGAACATGACTACCCAGAAACATGAACTACTTTGAAAACCCAATTCTAAGGCTACCATCAGCATGTTTGCTGCTAACGATCTACTCACTCTCCTCCACAACTTCTTTCTACTTGGACTTATGTCTCTATGGATGCAGCAAGGGTAGCATTTTGCTCGCTTATAATGATGTACTGAATCTCCTCTGCTACTTCCCTCATCGATGGTCTGTCTTGCTTTCTCTCCTCAAGGCAACCCATTGCCAGAGACAGAAACGCCTTCATCGTCTCCAAACTGCTTGATGAAGATCCCCATTTTAACTTCTCATCCACTACTTCCAAGAACTTCCCTTCATCCACTCTGTGTTGAACGTACACAAATAAGTTTACTTCCTTTGGATCTCTGTGATAGTCTATGACGTTCTTGGATGTCAAGAGCTCAAGCAGAACCACACCAAAGCTATACACATCACTCTTGTCTGTCAGCTGGTAGTTTCTATAGTACTCAGGATCTAAGTACCCAATTGTACCTTGTACACATGTCGATACATGTGTCTGCTCGGGCTCGATCAGCCTAGATAGCCCGAAATCCGAGACCTTGGCATTGCATTTATCATCGAGAAGAATGTTGCTTGATTTGACGTCGCGGTGATAGATCGGAGGCATTGCTGAGGAATGAAGGTAGGCAAGGCCCTCTGCAGTTTGATGAGCAATGGACAGTCTTTGGCGCCAACTGAGGAAGCCATATCTATCAGTGTGGATGTGTTCATAAAGATTTCCATTGGAGATAAACTCATAGACCATGACCGGCTGTTCTAGCTCAACACAGCAGCCTAGCAGGCGGACAAGGCTTCTGTGGTTCACCTGTGATAGGATGCTCACTTCATTCAATACCTGGTCGGTGCCCTTAGTGCTATCAACCTTGGCGATCTTGACAGCAATTGGGGTGCCATCTTCAAGAAAGCCCTTGTAGACTTCTCCAAAACCGCCTTGGCCGAGAAGCCGATCCTTAGAGAAAGAGTTTGTGgccttcttcatttctcttccACTGAAGAGCTTGGAAGATCTCCCACCGCTGTTGGCTGACAGAatctgttctctctcttttcttagcATCTCAAGTGCTTCCTTGGCTAACTTTTTCCTTGTATGTAACCGGAAGGCGATGAACACCAAGGAAAGCGCTATTGTAGTTGTTAAGCCTGTCCAATGCATCATGAAAGAAGATttcagtaataaaaaaaaaaaagatcatttcTACTGGAATCTTCAAGCAACAACAACATTCCCATATTTTTGCTCAATTATGTCAACTTTATGTGCAGGTGCAGAGACCAGTTTGTGGGTCCTAAATAACTTCTCCTAGAACATCCCGTTATTCTAAACGTGGTAATGCTCAGTAATGCCAAAGATTGATTCTAGAAATTAAACAATCATGTGAATACCCACACAAGAGAAACTGCCTGCAACTACACTTTCATGAAGCATATTATGGACTTTCTGAGCTTCTGATTTATTGACTTTCCACTATGTATGTAAGTTTCTGTCTTGTCATTTTCAGAACAGCATGATTTTGATGGCAGAAGGAGATGGCTAACTATGGTTGCCAATGCCCAGGGAGATGAATGAAGACCAGTGGAAGTATCTACTACTTATGTGAAATGCTATATGTTCAAACAGACTATTGGCTCTAAAAAATGAGAACGCGAAAGCCTTCAGAGTTTGTAGTCGAAGAACTTTTTCGATCTGTAATAAAAATCTTACAACAGAAACCGAAAAGAGACGCATTTCTAAAACAAGCATTCGGGGGCATTTGATAACCCTCAAAAAGATTTCACGGTCTACTGAGAG
Coding sequences:
- the LOC116246361 gene encoding wall-associated receptor kinase-like 20, whose product is MEVGHASLIHLPSTGVSIFCLTILLLLSCSAGKQCGNCGSTAVAYPLSTSPGCGDPKYPVFCNTSAGALFLKSINGTEYPISSIDPQSQTFIIQPARLIGNSCRTTDFVYEGVKLNHSLPFNFTTGNTVFMLNCSAQFMRREIYDCSTQSSNGSSCWTYLNQAPPEMASCRSWNICCTARVGGTVLSYNIIARSCTAYRSFVNLDDKLPVQEWQEGVQVQWASPPELECQNQTDCSEAVPNSTCLKDQSAGNGTRRCKCNGGLQWDPKTGTCIKVTIVCRKGWRCHKAGYIALVTGLTTTIALSLVFIAFRLHTRKKLAKEALEMLRKEREQILSANSGGRSSKLFSGREMKKATNSFSKDRLLGQGGFGEVYKGFLEDGTPIAVKIAKVDSTKGTDQVLNEVSILSQVNHRSLVRLLGCCVELEQPVMVYEFISNGNLYEHIHTDRYGFLSWRQRLSIAHQTAEGLAYLHSSAMPPIYHRDVKSSNILLDDKCNAKVSDFGLSRLIEPEQTHVSTCVQGTIGYLDPEYYRNYQLTDKSDVYSFGVVLLELLTSKNVIDYHRDPKEVNLFVYVQHRVDEGKFLEVVDEKLKWGSSSSSLETMKAFLSLAMGCLEERKQDRPSMREVAEEIQYIIISEQNATLAASIET